From a single Adhaeribacter swui genomic region:
- a CDS encoding 1-aminocyclopropane-1-carboxylate deaminase/D-cysteine desulfhydrase — MIPSAAPLQLISEPLLQEKQITLYLKREDLLHPHISGNKWRKLKYNLIEAKNHQKDTLLTFGGAYSNHIVAVAAAGQEYNFKTIGFIRGEAHEPLNSTLQFAQNCGMQLHYIDRTTYRQKQDPAFQGNLKKQYPNAYILPEGGTNLLAVKGCTEIVTDINIPFDYICCAAGTGGTLSGIIAGLNGYAQVIGIPALKGGEFLKTDVTALVKEYSGQEYQNWQLQTDYHFGGYAKVKPELITFIQVFKENHHVQLEPVYTGKMLYGIYDLIRQDYFKAGCTITAIHTGGLQGLAGFAERLGIVL, encoded by the coding sequence TTGATACCGTCTGCCGCTCCCCTCCAACTTATCTCAGAACCGCTCTTACAAGAGAAACAAATTACCTTGTACTTAAAGCGGGAAGATTTGCTGCATCCGCACATTTCGGGGAATAAGTGGCGGAAACTGAAATACAACTTAATAGAGGCCAAAAATCACCAGAAAGATACTTTACTTACTTTTGGTGGCGCTTACTCTAACCACATTGTGGCTGTAGCCGCTGCTGGTCAGGAGTATAATTTTAAAACCATCGGCTTTATTCGCGGTGAAGCCCATGAACCGCTTAATTCAACGCTCCAGTTTGCGCAAAACTGCGGCATGCAATTACATTATATCGACCGGACTACGTACCGGCAAAAACAAGATCCGGCTTTTCAGGGAAATTTAAAAAAACAGTACCCTAACGCTTACATTTTACCCGAAGGCGGAACCAACTTACTGGCGGTAAAAGGCTGCACTGAAATTGTTACGGATATAAATATCCCGTTTGATTATATCTGCTGCGCGGCAGGTACTGGGGGCACATTATCCGGGATTATTGCGGGTTTAAACGGGTACGCTCAGGTAATTGGTATTCCGGCACTGAAAGGCGGGGAATTTTTAAAAACGGACGTGACTGCTTTAGTTAAAGAATATAGCGGACAGGAGTACCAGAACTGGCAGTTACAAACCGATTATCATTTTGGTGGTTACGCTAAGGTAAAGCCGGAGTTAATAACTTTTATTCAAGTTTTTAAAGAAAACCACCATGTTCAACTCGAGCCTGTTTACACGGGCAAAATGTTGTATGGCATTTACGATTTAATTCGCCAAGATTACTTTAAGGCCGGCTGCACTATTACTGCTATTCATACCGGCGGCTTGCAAGGGCTGGCTGGCTTTGCCGAGCGTTTAGG
- a CDS encoding YfhO family protein, giving the protein MKNQAVSNNAKSTVVTSPIHQRQPFNFKKNVLPHVLAVLLFLGLTAAYVAPILFENKSLVQNDILQSKGGSKEIQDYRDKHNGQEPLWTNSMFSGMPAYLITTRFPGDLSYIFHNALTLGMPAVAANIFLTLVCAYILFVVMGMSTWLAIAGSFAMTFTSYNLVILAAGHNTKSLAIAYIPLALAGLLYAFRKGNRHLWLGAALFTFGLAMHIRSNHMQITYYLLLLVLIFGIVYLIDAIKNGWLPDFFKRVVVLGICAIIAAGVSFGRLYTTAEYTKYSIRGKSELKAPNSGNNQSTGLDRDYAFNWSYGVGETMTLLVPNFYGGASVGSLSKNSETAKAMIQNGIPEVQVEEYLKSFPLYWGDQPGTSGPVYVGAIVCFLFVLGLFVVEKRLRYWLLAGTILSIVLSWGKNFPAFNYFMFDYFPAYNKFRAVSMTLVIAQITMPLLGIFALYRFLYKGDVKEPQKNLLYAAAITGGICLLVFLLAGMGSFSNPNDERTLQQAWLINAVRADRAGMMRGDAIRSLIFIVLAAGALYFYLRNKLAVTSAVLIITFLILIDLWTVDKRYLNNDNFQTNLTETHFEPTPADQAILQDKDLSYRVLNLGDPFNEARTSYFHKSIGGYHGAKLRRYADIIEHHIAQNNIKVLNMLNTRYFITGDQQQPVQRNPQALGNAWFVQKITKVNSPDEELAALKDFDPATEAVVDVSKFPVKQTEYNAAGSTVTLTSYEPNDLKYNVSAAQAGLIVFSEIYYPEGWQAYLDGKPVEHIRANYVLRAMPVPAGKHTVEFKFEPASYSLGNTGSLISSILMVLIIVGGIFYAVKSGKEEEIKESGR; this is encoded by the coding sequence ATGAAAAACCAAGCCGTTTCGAATAACGCCAAGTCAACCGTGGTAACAAGCCCCATTCATCAGCGGCAGCCATTTAATTTTAAAAAAAATGTATTGCCGCACGTACTTGCGGTGCTGTTATTTCTGGGTTTAACTGCTGCTTATGTGGCGCCTATTTTATTCGAAAACAAAAGTTTGGTGCAGAACGACATTCTGCAATCCAAGGGCGGCTCCAAAGAAATTCAGGATTACCGCGATAAACACAACGGCCAAGAACCGCTCTGGACCAACTCTATGTTCAGCGGCATGCCCGCCTACCTGATTACCACGCGTTTCCCCGGCGACCTTTCTTATATTTTTCATAATGCTTTAACCCTAGGCATGCCGGCGGTGGCCGCTAACATTTTTTTAACGCTGGTTTGTGCTTACATTTTGTTTGTAGTAATGGGCATGAGTACCTGGCTGGCTATTGCCGGGTCGTTTGCCATGACTTTTACGTCGTATAACCTGGTTATTCTGGCGGCGGGGCATAATACCAAATCGTTGGCCATTGCTTACATTCCGCTGGCGCTGGCCGGTTTGCTCTACGCCTTCCGGAAAGGTAATCGGCATTTGTGGCTGGGTGCGGCATTATTTACTTTTGGTTTAGCCATGCACATCCGTTCCAACCACATGCAGATAACCTATTATTTGCTGTTGCTGGTACTTATTTTTGGGATTGTTTATTTGATTGATGCCATTAAAAATGGTTGGTTGCCCGACTTTTTTAAACGCGTTGTGGTATTAGGCATTTGCGCCATTATTGCAGCTGGAGTAAGTTTTGGCCGCTTGTATACTACCGCCGAGTACACCAAATATTCCATTCGCGGTAAATCTGAGTTGAAAGCACCGAATAGTGGTAACAACCAATCAACTGGTTTGGATCGGGATTATGCGTTTAACTGGAGCTACGGCGTAGGCGAAACCATGACTTTATTGGTACCTAATTTCTACGGTGGGGCCAGCGTAGGTTCCTTAAGTAAAAATTCCGAAACCGCTAAAGCAATGATCCAGAACGGCATTCCGGAAGTGCAGGTAGAAGAGTATTTAAAAAGTTTTCCGTTGTACTGGGGTGATCAGCCGGGTACCAGCGGTCCGGTTTACGTGGGTGCCATTGTGTGTTTTTTATTTGTGCTCGGGCTATTCGTCGTTGAAAAACGTCTTCGTTACTGGCTATTAGCGGGCACCATTTTATCCATTGTGCTGTCGTGGGGCAAAAACTTTCCGGCCTTTAATTATTTCATGTTCGATTACTTCCCGGCTTATAATAAATTCCGGGCTGTATCCATGACTTTAGTAATCGCCCAGATTACCATGCCTTTGCTCGGGATTTTTGCCTTGTATCGCTTTTTGTATAAAGGCGATGTAAAAGAACCGCAGAAAAATTTATTGTACGCGGCGGCTATTACGGGCGGTATTTGCTTACTGGTGTTTCTGCTGGCGGGTATGGGTAGTTTCTCGAACCCCAACGATGAACGCACCTTGCAACAAGCCTGGCTTATTAACGCCGTACGTGCCGACCGGGCGGGTATGATGCGTGGCGACGCCATTCGTTCCCTGATTTTTATCGTTCTAGCGGCAGGAGCTTTGTACTTTTATTTACGCAATAAATTAGCGGTTACTTCGGCAGTTTTAATAATTACTTTTTTAATTCTGATTGACCTCTGGACCGTAGATAAACGTTACCTAAACAACGACAATTTTCAAACGAATTTAACCGAAACGCATTTCGAACCAACTCCGGCCGATCAGGCAATTCTACAAGACAAGGATTTAAGTTACCGGGTGCTTAACCTGGGCGATCCGTTTAACGAAGCGCGTACTTCTTATTTCCATAAATCCATTGGGGGCTATCACGGGGCCAAACTGCGGCGCTACGCCGATATTATCGAGCATCATATTGCTCAGAATAATATCAAGGTTTTAAACATGCTCAACACCCGGTACTTCATTACCGGCGACCAGCAACAACCGGTGCAGCGCAATCCGCAGGCTTTAGGCAACGCCTGGTTCGTGCAGAAAATAACCAAAGTAAACAGCCCCGACGAAGAATTAGCCGCCTTAAAAGATTTTGACCCGGCTACCGAAGCTGTAGTGGATGTTTCTAAGTTCCCGGTGAAGCAAACAGAATATAATGCGGCGGGCTCTACGGTTACGCTCACCAGTTATGAACCCAACGATTTAAAATACAACGTTTCGGCGGCGCAAGCTGGCCTGATTGTTTTCTCAGAAATTTATTATCCCGAAGGCTGGCAAGCGTACCTCGATGGCAAACCAGTAGAACATATCCGGGCCAATTATGTGTTGCGGGCCATGCCGGTACCAGCCGGTAAACACACCGTAGAATTTAAGTTTGAACCGGCCTCGTACAGCTTAGGCAATACCGGCTCGCTTATTTCTTCTATTTTAATGGTATTAATTATCGTGGGCGGTATTTTTTACGCTGTAAAATCCGGTAAAGAAGAAGAAATAAAAGAATCAGGCAGATAG
- a CDS encoding DUF4834 family protein — protein MKFFITLIVLFFLLRLLMPYIIKWVLQAFVKRTMRKGGFTATFGQPPFQQEPFQQQHRAPEGKINIDYVPQENKAKPNGGDFKGGEYIDYEEVK, from the coding sequence ATGAAATTTTTTATAACCTTAATAGTTCTTTTTTTTCTGTTACGGCTTTTAATGCCTTACATTATTAAATGGGTGTTACAAGCTTTTGTAAAACGTACCATGCGCAAAGGCGGTTTTACGGCTACCTTTGGTCAACCCCCTTTTCAGCAAGAGCCTTTTCAGCAACAACACCGGGCACCGGAAGGAAAAATTAATATTGACTACGTACCGCAGGAAAACAAAGCAAAACCCAACGGCGGCGATTTTAAAGGCGGCGAATACATAGACTATGAAGAAGTAAAATAA